One genomic segment of Agromyces intestinalis includes these proteins:
- a CDS encoding ABC transporter permease — MSTITQPRGSAVDQAAVPAGTPGPAAPIAAATEPGAGTAGASVRIRRLDRLRRSAPTIALHAAFVLVVLVAWQLASGTLIDPLLVSSPIEVLARLGDWIVTGHLFFHAQFTLIALAAGFTAGAVVAFALAVVLAGFPRFGRFAEIYIIVFNGIPTIALVPLFIVWFGFGLETKIFMGYLTAFFIVFIASFQGLRSTDPKYLELARVLEASRLQTLFRFRIQATLPFLASAFKLALPATALAVVTAEFLGSNRGLGYLLIRASNLLDMASLFAAVLIVTALVQALSLTASSVESRLLVWIPKEKR, encoded by the coding sequence ATGTCCACCATCACGCAGCCCCGCGGGTCGGCAGTCGATCAGGCCGCCGTCCCGGCGGGCACGCCCGGGCCGGCGGCGCCGATCGCGGCCGCGACCGAGCCGGGCGCCGGCACCGCGGGCGCGTCAGTACGGATCCGGCGACTCGATCGGCTGCGTCGCTCGGCGCCGACCATCGCGCTCCACGCCGCGTTCGTGCTCGTCGTGCTCGTCGCTTGGCAGCTCGCGTCGGGAACCCTCATCGACCCGCTGCTGGTCTCCAGCCCGATCGAGGTGCTCGCGCGGCTCGGCGACTGGATCGTCACCGGGCACCTCTTCTTCCACGCACAGTTCACGCTGATCGCGCTGGCCGCCGGGTTCACCGCCGGCGCGGTCGTCGCGTTCGCGCTCGCCGTCGTGCTCGCCGGGTTCCCGCGCTTCGGGCGGTTCGCCGAGATCTACATCATCGTCTTCAACGGAATCCCGACGATCGCGCTCGTACCGCTGTTCATCGTGTGGTTCGGGTTCGGTCTGGAGACGAAGATCTTCATGGGATACCTCACCGCCTTCTTCATCGTCTTCATCGCCTCGTTCCAGGGGCTGCGAAGCACTGACCCGAAGTACCTGGAGCTCGCGCGGGTGCTCGAGGCGAGCCGGTTGCAGACGCTGTTCCGGTTCCGCATCCAGGCGACGCTCCCGTTCCTGGCGTCGGCGTTCAAGCTTGCGCTGCCCGCGACGGCCCTCGCCGTCGTGACCGCCGAGTTCCTCGGCTCCAACCGCGGACTCGGGTACCTGCTCATCCGCGCGAGCAACCTGCTCGACATGGCGAGCCTGTTCGCCGCGGTGCTCATCGTGACCGCACTCGTGCAGGCGCTCTCGCTGACCGCATCGTCGGTCGAGTCCCGTCTGCTCGTCTGGATCCCGAAGGAGAAGAGGTAG
- a CDS encoding ABC transporter ATP-binding protein, whose product MAIRGRERVVASEDDLNAIRTRHPFRTGLAGLARGGATEPGTFAVSIAAALVQCGSLVVASVGLGWVTDTVIEPSFAAGEVGAGALWAAFAVVFGLAAMKVTGLVVRRVASGITQFRVQARSRRQVTRQYLALGFGWHLRHPPGRLLSNAVSDVEAMWQPIMPLPFAIGVTFMLVAAAVTVAFADVVLALVTLALIVAIVGVNLWYQRVLAPRARRAQQLRGSVSAIAHESFDGAEVVRTLGLADHELERFGAAARELRDANVRSGRITSLFDPVIEFLPTVAVLGVLLLGCARVADGDLSAGELVQVAYLFVTMAFPLQVIGRVLSALPMSVVGRERVEAVLRADEFPEYGERDLDPEGAGAALDARGIALDARGIAVDARGIGFGYPGGRPVLRDLDLGAEPGRVVALVGPTGSGKSTLVQVLDRLVDPEEGIVRLDGEDARSYAPGRIAAAVGLAPQHAFLFDDSVRFNVDLGRGYGDDRIWEALRAASADSFVAALPDGLDADLGERGATLSGGQKQRLVLARALVSRPRLLLLDDATSALDARVEREVIGRLALATRSGAAGRLTVVIVASRASSIALADEIVFLDGGRIVARGTHDELVLAAPGYRELVEAYGSAIAVDELTRAAVHA is encoded by the coding sequence ATGGCGATCAGGGGCAGGGAGCGGGTCGTCGCCTCCGAAGACGATCTGAACGCGATCAGAACGAGGCATCCGTTCCGAACCGGCCTCGCCGGGCTCGCCAGGGGCGGTGCGACCGAACCCGGCACCTTCGCGGTGTCGATCGCGGCGGCGCTCGTGCAGTGCGGTTCGCTGGTCGTCGCCTCGGTCGGACTCGGCTGGGTCACCGACACGGTGATCGAGCCCTCATTCGCGGCCGGCGAGGTCGGGGCCGGCGCGCTCTGGGCGGCCTTCGCCGTCGTGTTCGGGCTCGCCGCGATGAAGGTGACCGGGCTCGTCGTGCGGCGGGTGGCGTCGGGTATCACGCAGTTCCGGGTGCAGGCCCGCTCGCGTCGGCAGGTGACCCGCCAGTACCTCGCGCTCGGGTTCGGGTGGCACCTGCGGCATCCGCCGGGCCGGCTGCTGTCGAACGCGGTCTCCGACGTGGAGGCGATGTGGCAGCCGATCATGCCGCTGCCCTTCGCGATCGGCGTGACCTTCATGCTCGTCGCCGCGGCCGTGACGGTCGCGTTCGCCGACGTCGTGCTGGCGCTCGTGACGCTCGCGCTCATCGTCGCGATCGTCGGGGTGAACCTCTGGTACCAGCGCGTGCTCGCCCCGCGGGCCCGGCGCGCGCAGCAGCTCCGCGGATCCGTCAGTGCGATCGCTCACGAGAGCTTCGACGGCGCCGAGGTCGTGCGAACGCTCGGTCTCGCCGATCACGAGCTGGAGCGGTTCGGTGCAGCTGCCCGAGAACTGCGGGACGCGAACGTGCGGTCGGGCCGGATCACGTCGCTCTTCGATCCGGTCATCGAGTTCCTGCCGACCGTCGCAGTGCTCGGCGTGCTGCTGCTCGGCTGCGCGCGTGTCGCCGACGGCGACCTCAGCGCGGGCGAGCTCGTGCAAGTCGCGTACCTGTTCGTGACGATGGCGTTCCCGCTGCAGGTCATCGGGCGGGTGCTGAGCGCCCTGCCGATGAGCGTCGTGGGGCGCGAGCGGGTCGAGGCGGTGCTCCGCGCCGACGAGTTCCCCGAGTACGGCGAGCGCGACCTCGACCCGGAAGGGGCGGGTGCCGCCCTCGACGCACGGGGCATCGCCCTCGACGCACGGGGCATCGCCGTCGACGCACGGGGCATCGGATTCGGCTACCCCGGCGGTCGGCCCGTGCTGCGCGACCTCGACCTCGGGGCGGAGCCCGGTCGGGTGGTCGCGCTCGTCGGCCCGACGGGCTCGGGCAAGAGCACGCTCGTGCAGGTGCTCGACCGGCTCGTCGACCCCGAGGAGGGCATCGTGCGGCTCGACGGCGAAGACGCCCGCAGCTATGCGCCGGGTCGCATCGCCGCCGCGGTCGGGCTCGCGCCCCAGCACGCCTTCCTCTTCGACGACTCCGTGCGGTTCAACGTCGACCTCGGTCGCGGGTACGGCGACGATCGCATCTGGGAGGCCCTGCGCGCCGCGTCGGCCGACAGCTTCGTCGCAGCGCTGCCGGACGGACTCGACGCCGATCTCGGCGAGCGGGGCGCGACGCTCAGCGGCGGGCAGAAGCAGCGGCTCGTGCTCGCCAGGGCGCTCGTCTCCCGGCCGCGACTCCTGCTGCTCGACGACGCGACCTCCGCTCTCGACGCGCGCGTGGAGCGCGAGGTGATCGGCCGCCTGGCGCTCGCGACGCGCTCGGGCGCGGCCGGCCGGCTCACCGTGGTGATCGTCGCGAGCCGCGCCTCGAGCATCGCGCTCGCCGATGAGATCGTGTTCCTCGACGGGGGGCGGATCGTCGCCAGGGGCACCCATGACGAGCTCGTGCTCGCTGCACCCGGCTACCGCGAACTCGTCGAAGCGTATGGCAGCGCGATCGCCGTCGACGAGCTCACCCGAGCGGCGGTGCACGCATGA
- a CDS encoding ABC transporter ATP-binding protein: protein MTAAASATATATAPGLAAEPRGLVATVRRGLEITPELGHGIAVTLLLAVIAATGRIVTPVAIRYTVDEGIAGGRPDLALVSTTVAAAFAVVLAAGVASWGMNRRLVTASEAALAGLRAAAFRHVHRLDGLSLDRERRGSLVSRVTSDVDAISNFTQSGGVTLLISVLQLVIATGIMCWYSWPLTVLVLALFLPVAFAIRAAQRRVAAGYRRVRRDVGAMLSVIAETIVGAAVIRSTGASDRIQERVDAAIDRTRDTQVRTLRPLAVSFSLGELVGGLSTALVVVVGVLLSTDAYRDSALHGWFGSLTVGELLAFVFLITFFSRPIQQAVEIINEAQNAIAGWGRVLELLDEPIAAPEFAARARPAPGAIEVRLHGVRHRYPSGPRVLHDLDLRVPAGMHVAVVGETGSGKSTFAKLLTRQLAAEKGHVLLGGAEIGDLREEELRRRVTIVPQDGFLFEGTVRHNIALARPGSTEAEVRDVLDGLGLLGWVDGLPDGLDTEVGQRGDSLSAGERQLVALARAAMVRPDLLILDEATSAVDPAVDARLRGAIDRMTAGCTTVTIAHRLATAETADLVLVFDRGRIIERGRHADLLGAGGVYARLHESWRAVAQVPGGAANTGGPPVVHAAPERQHAPTERQHAPTERQHVPTERQEDNR, encoded by the coding sequence ATGACCGCCGCCGCGTCCGCCACCGCGACCGCCACAGCCCCCGGCCTCGCTGCCGAACCCCGCGGCCTCGTCGCCACCGTTCGCCGCGGGCTCGAGATCACCCCCGAGCTCGGCCACGGCATCGCCGTCACGCTGCTGCTCGCGGTGATCGCCGCGACGGGTCGGATCGTCACTCCCGTGGCGATCCGCTACACCGTCGACGAGGGCATCGCAGGCGGTCGACCCGACCTGGCGCTCGTGTCGACGACCGTGGCCGCCGCGTTCGCCGTGGTGCTCGCCGCGGGCGTGGCGTCCTGGGGCATGAACCGCCGGCTCGTGACGGCGAGCGAGGCAGCGCTCGCCGGCCTGCGTGCGGCGGCGTTCCGCCACGTGCACCGGCTCGACGGGCTCTCGCTCGACCGTGAGCGACGCGGTTCGCTGGTCTCGCGGGTGACGAGCGATGTCGATGCGATCTCCAACTTCACCCAGTCGGGCGGGGTGACGCTCCTGATCAGCGTGCTGCAGCTGGTCATCGCGACCGGCATCATGTGCTGGTACTCGTGGCCGCTCACGGTGCTCGTGCTGGCGTTGTTCCTTCCTGTCGCGTTCGCGATCCGCGCCGCCCAGCGACGTGTGGCGGCGGGCTACCGGCGGGTTCGGCGCGATGTCGGCGCGATGCTGTCGGTCATCGCCGAGACCATCGTGGGCGCCGCGGTCATCCGCTCGACCGGTGCATCCGACCGCATCCAGGAGCGTGTCGACGCCGCCATCGACCGCACGCGCGATACGCAAGTGCGCACCCTCCGCCCGCTCGCGGTCAGCTTCTCGCTCGGCGAGCTCGTCGGCGGGCTGTCGACGGCGCTCGTCGTCGTGGTCGGCGTGCTGCTGTCGACGGACGCCTATCGCGACAGTGCGCTGCATGGCTGGTTCGGGTCGCTCACGGTCGGTGAGCTGCTCGCGTTCGTCTTTCTCATCACCTTCTTCTCTCGGCCGATCCAGCAGGCGGTGGAGATCATCAACGAGGCGCAGAACGCCATCGCGGGGTGGGGGCGGGTGCTCGAGCTGCTCGACGAGCCGATCGCCGCGCCCGAGTTCGCCGCCCGCGCTCGGCCGGCCCCCGGTGCGATCGAGGTTCGGCTGCACGGCGTGCGGCACCGGTATCCGTCCGGACCCCGCGTGCTGCACGACCTCGACCTGCGGGTGCCAGCCGGCATGCACGTCGCCGTCGTCGGCGAGACGGGGTCGGGCAAGTCGACGTTCGCCAAGCTGCTGACCAGACAGCTGGCGGCCGAGAAGGGCCACGTGCTGCTCGGCGGTGCCGAGATCGGCGACCTCCGCGAGGAGGAGTTGCGGCGGCGCGTGACGATCGTTCCTCAGGACGGATTTCTCTTCGAGGGCACCGTGCGGCACAACATCGCGCTCGCCCGGCCCGGTTCGACCGAGGCGGAGGTGCGTGACGTGCTCGACGGCCTCGGCCTGCTCGGCTGGGTCGATGGGTTGCCCGACGGCCTCGACACCGAGGTCGGGCAACGCGGTGATTCGCTGTCGGCGGGCGAGCGGCAACTCGTGGCGCTCGCCCGAGCCGCGATGGTGCGCCCCGACCTGCTCATCCTCGATGAGGCGACGAGCGCGGTGGATCCGGCCGTCGATGCGCGACTCCGGGGGGCGATCGATCGGATGACCGCGGGGTGCACCACCGTGACGATCGCGCATCGTCTTGCGACTGCGGAGACGGCTGATCTGGTGCTGGTCTTCGACCGTGGGCGGATCATCGAGCGCGGCAGGCACGCCGACCTCCTCGGGGCCGGTGGCGTCTACGCGCGCCTGCACGAGTCGTGGCGGGCGGTCGCTCAGGTGCCAGGCGGCGCGGCCAACACGGGCGGCCCACCGGTCGTCCACGCCGCACCCGAACGACAGCACGCCCCAACCGAACGACAGCACGCCCCAACCGAACGACAGCACGTCCCAACCGAACGACAGGAGGACAACCGGTGA
- a CDS encoding sulfurtransferase translates to MSRERDVITAEQLLARFEAGEPPILLDIRFSPRGPDLRPQYEAGHIPGARFVDLAGQLAGEGGGTAGRRPLPDPADLQETLRSLGIDDDSEVVVYDDNSGLSAGRGWWVLTWAGLEHVRLLDGGYAAWLAAGGGVSAEEPPPATRGTVSVRPGALPVLDADGAAGLPDEGVLLDARGESAYLGGPREPGAAPTGHIPGALEAGTRANLDERGLLRPEPELRERFASLGVAAGTKVGAYCGGGVAAAHEVLVLRTLGIEASLFVGSWSAWSADPSRPVATGSRP, encoded by the coding sequence ATGTCTCGCGAACGCGACGTGATCACCGCCGAGCAACTGCTCGCCCGATTCGAGGCCGGGGAGCCTCCGATCCTGCTCGATATCCGGTTCTCGCCCCGAGGGCCCGACCTGCGTCCGCAGTACGAGGCCGGACACATCCCGGGCGCGCGGTTCGTCGATCTCGCCGGGCAGCTCGCCGGCGAAGGCGGCGGCACCGCGGGGCGTCGGCCGCTGCCGGACCCGGCCGACCTGCAGGAGACCTTGCGATCGCTCGGCATCGACGACGACTCGGAGGTCGTGGTCTACGACGACAACTCCGGCCTGAGCGCCGGCCGCGGTTGGTGGGTGCTCACCTGGGCAGGCCTCGAACACGTCCGTCTTCTCGACGGCGGGTACGCTGCCTGGCTCGCGGCGGGCGGTGGGGTCTCGGCCGAGGAACCCCCGCCGGCAACCCGAGGCACGGTGAGCGTGCGCCCGGGCGCCCTCCCGGTCCTCGACGCCGACGGTGCGGCGGGACTTCCCGACGAGGGCGTGCTGCTCGACGCTCGTGGTGAGTCCGCCTACCTCGGCGGACCGCGGGAGCCGGGCGCAGCTCCCACCGGGCACATCCCCGGCGCACTCGAGGCGGGCACCCGGGCGAACCTCGACGAGCGGGGTCTGCTCCGCCCCGAGCCCGAACTGCGGGAGCGGTTCGCGTCGCTCGGCGTCGCAGCTGGCACGAAGGTCGGCGCCTACTGCGGCGGCGGGGTCGCCGCCGCGCACGAGGTGCTCGTGCTGCGCACCCTCGGCATCGAGGCGTCGCTGTTCGTCGGCTCGTGGTCGGCTTGGTCGGCCGATCCGTCCCGCCCGGTCGCGACCGGGTCGCGGCCGTGA
- a CDS encoding ABC transporter substrate-binding protein — MTRTASHTRAARTAVPAIAASLLLLAGCAASPAGGADPADARVDDLGTVIVATSGDDYTGGQLAYNVAVSEGYFADEGVTIEDFVTGNAPNTLQALINDQVNIGFLSLSTTAQAVEQGRNVKLAAAVQVTNDWSLIISNAYLESKGIDPEEFEERDIEDRADVLEGTIWATNSAGGLWERASAYLADWFGLDPERDVQLAPLENLNKISGIKDGSVQVWLASAPDNRLLVESGDAVELLSNEELAEEVPLVANARSAETIINDDWASENEELAKAFFRAYQRGADFVTTHSVDEIVTSLEKTFPDIQGERLLATVEVGKGNLPADSRHPVAALEAQIEFALASGNITAKLPIDDVYTEAYLPPATK, encoded by the coding sequence ATGACCAGGACCGCATCTCACACCAGGGCCGCTCGAACGGCCGTTCCCGCCATCGCGGCATCGCTGCTCCTCCTCGCCGGCTGCGCCGCGAGCCCCGCCGGCGGCGCCGACCCGGCCGACGCCCGGGTCGACGATCTCGGCACGGTGATCGTCGCGACCTCCGGCGACGACTACACGGGCGGCCAACTCGCCTACAACGTCGCCGTCAGCGAGGGGTACTTCGCAGACGAGGGCGTGACCATCGAGGACTTCGTGACCGGCAACGCGCCGAACACGCTGCAGGCGCTCATCAACGACCAGGTCAACATCGGCTTCCTCTCGCTGTCCACCACAGCCCAGGCCGTTGAACAGGGTCGCAACGTGAAGCTCGCCGCCGCGGTGCAGGTGACCAACGACTGGTCGCTGATCATCTCGAACGCCTACCTCGAGTCGAAGGGCATCGACCCCGAGGAGTTCGAGGAGCGCGACATCGAGGACCGCGCCGACGTGCTCGAGGGCACGATCTGGGCGACGAACTCGGCCGGCGGGCTCTGGGAGCGGGCGAGCGCGTACCTCGCCGACTGGTTCGGCCTCGACCCGGAGCGCGACGTGCAACTCGCACCGCTCGAGAACCTGAACAAGATCTCGGGCATCAAGGACGGCTCGGTGCAGGTCTGGCTCGCGAGCGCACCCGACAACCGGCTGCTCGTCGAGTCGGGCGACGCGGTCGAGCTGCTGAGCAACGAGGAGCTCGCCGAAGAGGTGCCGCTCGTGGCCAACGCCCGCTCGGCCGAGACGATCATCAACGACGACTGGGCGTCCGAGAACGAGGAACTCGCGAAGGCCTTCTTCCGCGCCTACCAGCGCGGGGCCGACTTCGTCACGACGCACTCGGTCGACGAGATCGTCACCTCGCTGGAGAAGACGTTCCCCGACATCCAGGGCGAGCGACTGCTCGCCACGGTCGAGGTCGGCAAGGGCAACCTGCCTGCCGACAGCCGGCACCCGGTGGCGGCGCTCGAGGCGCAGATCGAGTTCGCGCTCGCCAGCGGCAACATCACCGCCAAGCTGCCGATCGACGACGTCTACACCGAGGCGTACCTGCCGCCGGCGACGAAGTGA
- a CDS encoding flavin reductase family protein yields the protein MSTLVAHRDPVTAEQFTGLFRHHPGGVAVITADAGDGPVGLTATSVASVSVAPPLLVFSASERSSSTPTLLSAATAVVHLLGADDLGIAELCATSGVDRFADRSLWSRLPSGEPVFHVVGSWIRVRVEERVRAGTATLVVGRAIETSPVRPEAAPPLVYHARGWHGLGDHSRLAS from the coding sequence GTGAGCACGCTGGTGGCGCATCGCGACCCGGTGACCGCCGAGCAGTTCACGGGCCTGTTCCGGCATCACCCGGGCGGTGTCGCTGTGATCACCGCCGACGCCGGCGACGGGCCGGTCGGGCTCACGGCGACGAGTGTCGCCTCGGTGAGCGTCGCGCCGCCGCTGCTCGTGTTCTCGGCGTCGGAGCGGTCGTCGAGCACGCCGACCCTGCTGTCGGCGGCGACCGCGGTGGTGCACCTGCTCGGCGCCGACGACCTCGGCATCGCCGAACTGTGCGCGACGAGCGGAGTCGACCGGTTCGCCGACCGCTCGCTGTGGAGCCGGCTGCCGAGCGGCGAGCCGGTGTTCCACGTCGTCGGCAGCTGGATCCGGGTGCGCGTCGAGGAACGCGTGCGGGCGGGCACCGCCACGCTCGTCGTCGGCCGCGCGATCGAGACCTCGCCGGTCCGTCCCGAGGCCGCGCCGCCACTGGTGTACCACGCCCGCGGCTGGCACGGGCTCGGAGACCACTCCCGGCTCGCGAGCTGA
- a CDS encoding ABC transporter ATP-binding protein has translation MSTVLTAESTSAPPLPGGRIVIDEVDHDFAADAGIVPALRGVSLDIAPSEFVSLVGTSGCGKSTLLNIVAGLLTPTHGSVTIGRAVKEADGLPQRAYITQDDRLLPWRTAKQNVELPLQLHGVDREERAERAIAILRRVGLGDFADRRPHELSGGMRQRVSIAQSLVYHPAVLLMDEPFGALDAWTRDSLHDLLLDVQAELGTTVVLVTHDVGEALALSDRVVTLAPRPGRILAEYSLADRPRPRSHQTLRDEFFADVHQRIRADLGFTD, from the coding sequence ATGAGCACCGTCCTCACCGCCGAGTCGACCTCGGCGCCGCCGCTGCCCGGCGGACGGATCGTCATCGACGAGGTCGACCACGACTTCGCCGCCGACGCCGGTATCGTGCCGGCCTTGCGCGGCGTGAGCCTCGACATCGCCCCGAGCGAGTTCGTCTCGCTCGTGGGTACGAGCGGCTGCGGCAAGTCGACGCTGCTGAACATCGTCGCCGGCCTGCTCACCCCGACCCACGGCAGCGTCACCATCGGCCGCGCGGTGAAGGAGGCCGACGGCCTCCCGCAGCGGGCGTACATCACGCAGGACGACCGATTGCTGCCGTGGCGCACGGCGAAGCAGAACGTGGAGCTGCCGCTGCAACTGCACGGTGTCGACCGTGAGGAGCGCGCGGAACGGGCGATCGCGATCCTTCGGCGCGTCGGCCTCGGGGACTTCGCGGATCGTCGCCCGCACGAGCTCTCGGGCGGAATGCGGCAGCGCGTGTCGATCGCGCAGTCGCTGGTCTACCACCCGGCGGTGCTGCTCATGGACGAACCGTTCGGGGCGCTGGATGCCTGGACCCGCGACTCGCTGCACGACCTGCTGCTCGATGTGCAGGCCGAGCTCGGCACCACGGTGGTGCTCGTCACGCACGACGTCGGCGAGGCGCTCGCCCTGAGCGACCGCGTCGTGACCCTCGCCCCGCGGCCCGGCCGGATCCTGGCCGAGTACTCGCTGGCCGACCGACCCCGGCCGCGCAGCCATCAGACGTTGCGCGACGAATTCTTCGCGGACGTGCATCAGCGCATCCGCGCCGACCTCGGATTCACCGACTGA
- a CDS encoding NADP-dependent oxidoreductase: protein MRFDRYGGPEVLELHEVPTPDPGPGEVLVEVRAAGVNPVDWKVRKGFRSSGALEAPRGLGSDAAGVVAGIGEGVDGVTVGDEVVVRGADGAYASHVVVTPAQLAPKPATLSWEEAAGLGVPAGTAHQVLTSLGLAEGETLLVHGGSGGVGQAAIQLARAKGAAVVATASAVNLERLRELGALAVEHGPGLVERIRTAAPDGIDRVLDAAGTDEAIEASLALVPDRSRIATIVRVEEAEAFGIRAWSGSRAGRLSDDERRLRAEAIGVISALAAEGRYEVEIAASYPLERIGDAHAHSESGHVRGKIVVIP from the coding sequence GTGAGATTCGATCGATACGGCGGGCCCGAGGTGCTCGAGCTGCACGAGGTGCCCACCCCCGACCCGGGCCCCGGGGAGGTGCTCGTCGAGGTGCGAGCGGCGGGGGTGAACCCTGTCGACTGGAAGGTGCGGAAGGGATTCCGCTCGTCGGGCGCGCTCGAGGCGCCGAGAGGATTGGGATCGGATGCCGCGGGTGTGGTCGCCGGGATCGGCGAGGGCGTCGACGGGGTGACCGTCGGCGATGAGGTCGTCGTGCGCGGCGCCGACGGCGCGTATGCGAGCCACGTCGTCGTCACCCCCGCGCAGCTGGCACCGAAGCCCGCGACCCTCTCGTGGGAGGAAGCCGCCGGACTCGGCGTGCCGGCCGGCACCGCCCACCAGGTGCTCACCTCGCTCGGCCTCGCCGAGGGCGAGACATTGCTCGTGCACGGCGGATCGGGCGGCGTCGGTCAGGCGGCGATCCAGCTCGCTCGAGCCAAGGGCGCCGCGGTCGTGGCCACGGCGAGCGCCGTCAACCTCGAACGGCTGCGCGAGCTCGGCGCACTCGCGGTCGAGCACGGCCCGGGGCTCGTCGAGCGGATTCGCACGGCGGCGCCCGACGGTATCGACCGGGTGCTCGACGCTGCGGGCACGGACGAAGCCATCGAGGCCTCGCTCGCACTGGTGCCCGACCGTTCGCGCATCGCGACCATCGTGCGCGTCGAGGAGGCGGAGGCCTTCGGTATCCGCGCATGGAGCGGCAGCCGCGCCGGCCGGCTCAGCGATGACGAGCGACGGCTGCGCGCCGAGGCGATCGGCGTGATCTCGGCGCTCGCGGCCGAGGGGCGGTACGAAGTCGAGATCGCCGCGAGCTACCCGCTCGAGCGGATCGGCGACGCCCACGCCCACAGTGAGTCGGGTCACGTGCGCGGCAAGATCGTGGTGATCCCGTGA
- a CDS encoding NtaA/DmoA family FMN-dependent monooxygenase (This protein belongs to a clade of FMN-dependent monooxygenases, within a broader family of flavin-dependent oxidoreductases, the luciferase-like monooxygenase (LMM) family, some of whose members use coenzyme F420 rather than FMN.) has product MSTERRHVKLGYSIWASGAHPAGWRLPEANAHGTFDPGFILRTIRTAERGLLDFYFIGDRVVGLPSSQYESPNEVLRPEALTLASFVAAVTTHIGIVTTVNTTYAEPYTLARATAQLDHLSRGRIAWNIVTGKNEEAAGNFGREEHWDAAKRYAWTGEFVEVVKGLWDSWEDDALVGDKATGQFIDESKVHAIGYRGEHFSVDGPLNIARPPQGHVPILHAGSSEESHEFGAEHADIRFIMLQDTARAKAYYQDLQRRRLAHGHPEGQQTVTSLPVYVAGTAREAHEKFRQIQHLTVAEANLAPLSEALGVDLTGRRLDTPISDVAELANLEGRPALILDRARTAYDDESPTLREVALFYKRTHGKQAAVGDASDVADYIEEQFHERTTDGFIVFSPYLPGPLDAFVDLVIPELQRRDLFKTEYGTPRTFRELFGLPKPENQFTVARRAAVA; this is encoded by the coding sequence ATGTCCACCGAACGACGTCACGTCAAGCTCGGCTACTCGATCTGGGCCAGCGGCGCCCACCCCGCCGGATGGCGGTTGCCCGAGGCGAACGCCCACGGCACGTTCGACCCCGGGTTCATCCTGCGCACGATCCGCACCGCGGAGCGCGGGCTCCTGGACTTCTACTTCATCGGCGACCGGGTGGTCGGGCTGCCCTCGTCGCAGTACGAGAGCCCGAACGAGGTGCTGCGGCCCGAGGCGCTGACCCTCGCTTCGTTCGTCGCGGCCGTGACGACGCACATCGGCATCGTCACGACCGTGAACACGACGTACGCCGAGCCGTACACGCTCGCGCGCGCGACCGCCCAGCTCGACCACCTGAGTCGCGGGCGCATCGCCTGGAACATCGTGACCGGCAAGAACGAGGAGGCAGCCGGCAACTTCGGCCGCGAAGAGCACTGGGATGCCGCCAAGCGGTATGCCTGGACCGGCGAGTTCGTCGAGGTCGTCAAAGGCCTCTGGGACAGCTGGGAGGACGACGCTCTGGTCGGCGACAAGGCGACCGGCCAGTTCATCGACGAGTCGAAGGTCCACGCGATCGGCTATCGGGGTGAACACTTCTCGGTCGACGGTCCGTTGAACATCGCGCGACCTCCTCAGGGGCACGTTCCGATTCTGCATGCCGGTTCGTCGGAGGAGTCGCACGAATTCGGTGCCGAGCACGCCGACATCCGGTTCATCATGCTCCAGGACACGGCCCGCGCGAAGGCCTACTACCAAGATCTCCAACGCCGACGACTCGCGCACGGCCACCCGGAAGGACAGCAGACCGTCACGAGTCTGCCGGTCTACGTCGCCGGCACGGCCCGCGAGGCGCACGAGAAGTTCCGTCAGATCCAGCACCTCACCGTGGCCGAGGCGAATCTCGCGCCGCTGTCGGAAGCGCTCGGCGTCGACCTGACCGGACGTCGCCTCGACACGCCGATCTCCGACGTTGCCGAACTCGCGAACCTCGAGGGCCGGCCGGCGCTCATCCTCGATCGCGCCAGGACCGCATACGACGACGAATCGCCGACGCTGCGGGAGGTCGCGCTGTTCTACAAGCGCACGCACGGCAAGCAGGCCGCGGTCGGCGATGCATCGGACGTCGCCGACTATATCGAGGAGCAGTTCCATGAGCGCACGACCGACGGATTCATCGTGTTCTCGCCCTACCTGCCCGGCCCGCTCGATGCGTTCGTCGACCTCGTGATCCCCGAACTGCAGCGACGCGACCTCTTCAAGACCGAATACGGCACGCCACGTACGTTCCGCGAGTTGTTCGGTCTGCCCAAGCCCGAGAACCAGTTCACCGTCGCGCGTCGCGCCGCGGTCGCCTAG